From the genome of Magnolia sinica isolate HGM2019 chromosome 12, MsV1, whole genome shotgun sequence:
ATTATGGGTCAAAATGGACTAACCACTAAGGAAAAACCAGCTCAGACATATATGCACAATGCAAGAAGGTCGGCCAGTGTTAGTCATGACGAAGGAGCTCCTAAACGACTAGGGAAGAACACTATTACATTTCATGGAACGACCCCGAGTTCGGCCATCGATAGATTGAATCTCTCTGCCTCCGTCAGACATCGAGCCCTTCCACGGACCCATACATTTCCGAGCTAGTTCCAACTGTAATTACCCAAGATCCTAGCTGAGGATCCCGGAAGATGATTGCAACACAGATCCGCCCGAGATCTCCACCAAGGATCTCAGAAGATATCCACGACATAAACGGAATCCGAGTCCCTCTACAATACGCACCTACTAAACAAGGAGATCACCATCTACGCCACCGCCCTCTATCAACTATAAAAAGGGcatccctaatggtgaaaggtacacgcACATTCCTACCTAGAAAATACACAAAAACCCTTTACGTTCTACTAAACCTAGCTTGCctgtctgactttggcatcagagggtcccctactGCAGCCAGGGTCTCCATCTTTGTCTTATTTTGCAAGTCTCAAGTGATCCAAGTAGGACgccagatttttacatcaacagtaGGCCTTGCCCATTTTATCAATGGAAGCAATTCAGGATAGAAACTAACAATGGCATCACAACTCATCTTTTTCCTCATTAACAAGGAGGCTTAAAATTCTATTATTTCTCCTTCTCGTACTCGTTATACCATAAAAGTAATTTCAtatctttgccccctcctctactCATAAAGCCCTCGATTGTTGCCTCCATTTGATTTTTTCTTCCTTAATTTTTCTATTATGTTTTTCTCTTTCTATCCTCCTCGAACAAATGCCATGCAGCTACCTTTAAATCAATCTCTTGAAtcggatccaacactactttttTGGCCACCTCAACACTCCCAAAATGCTCCTTACTACATTGTTTTAACTTTGCTTTTAACATTCTCAGCTTTTGGATTAATAAATCCCACACAAACTAGCACATGAAATGACCACCACTCCTTCACAAGATCAACAAAGCCCTCTTCTTCCAGCCACATCAGTTCAAATCTGATCGAAACAAGACCCCACAATCAACACTAGATTCCAACACTACCAAGCAATGGTCCGAGACCAGGCATGATAAACCTTTAACATTTCCCCCCAAAATCGCTCCTCCCAATCCACCGAAACCAGATACCTAtccaatcaggaaaaaaaaaaaaaaaaaaaacaggtctTCCCAATCACAAGATGTTTAATGTCTCATGTTCAAATCCACGAGTCAAAGGTCAGGATTATCAATTAAGCATGAGTATAAGATCATAGCTTCAATATGGTAGTAATGTGAAAATGAACGGTTACGATCAGCATCTCTTGATAATGCACTGTTAAGGTACTGCGATAGGGGACAGCATATCCACTCCTATCAAAACCCCATTTCTTGATAATGCACAttttctttctacttttggtaataaAATCAGAGAAAGTTGGACTATTtgtattaccaaaagtagaaattAAAGGTTGTATCTATCAACCAAGGTGGGTGAACATATCAATTCCCCAATTCAGACTCAAATCACAATCTACCAAAACCGTAATCATCAGATATCTCAAAGAACGTACCTCTGGTGAGCCGATCGAGCGCGGCCGACAGCTCGTCCTGGCTCCTAGCTGCACTCTCAGCCGTCCGATCGAAATCCCAGATCACAGCACCGAGAGTCGACGAGATCGCTCTCGCCAACGCGTCGGAGCTCTCGAGGCGAAGGACATAGGAACCGGCAGCGTTCCGAGAATCCGACGGTTCTGAATCTTCCGGTGGCTTGTAATCAATCGGACGGCTGTCGTCTTCTGTGCTTTTTGATGGCTGGGATTCGTCGGGAGCTCCGCCGGACATTGGGAGGAAGGTTTCATCGGTGGAGGATTTCAGAAGCAGATGCCATGAGACGGAGGATGCGTAGGTTAGCTCGTGGCGGACGCGTGCGTACTTTAGAAGAGTTCGTGAGGTTTTACTCTTTCTGAATTGCTGTAGCCTGTAGTTCCGTCTGTAGCCAGCGATCGAGATGATGGCCTCTTTTCCGTCCGTCGCGCCTCAGGACCGAGCTTGTGTTAcccgggcgcggattgggtactactccaccaggacctagctagggGCTCTGTAGGGTCCACagttatgtatatattttatccattccgtccatccattttgaaacatcattttagagtatttgtAGAAAAATTATGGATATTAAAGactcaaataaaccacaccattggaagaagtggggattaaatttgtaccgttgaaaatttctttacggtcagagaagttttggatcaaacaaacatttatgttttcccttcgcacatgtccatgtgacctcatgatctggttgaatggcaaataaacacatgGCAGgtcctaggaaaattttaacggttggttctctgtgggccccactatgaagtatgtgttctatccatgctgtccatacatttttacggatcattagGGAtattaatctcaggtggaccacaccataggaaaacagtagtggttggatgtccatcattaaaattctcgtacgcccattgtactgtttatttgacatccaataaagtcatacagacctagataaaGGGCAAAAGCAAAGATCAGTCATGCCCCCAAGAAATTCTTAATTGTGCAAGTTTAATCAACActgttcctgtaatgtggtccacttgaaataaggatatactttatttttcagGCTCATTaacgtaaaatgatctttaaaaaaatagatgtacggcgtggatgaaacacatacgttatAACTTCAGAGAAGCTTTTAAAcagtcattcaccacttttcaCGGTGGATTTAAGTTTTGGGATAACGACCCTAGATGAACTGATAAGAGCGAAAGGGCAGTGtagatatgaaacaaattcatcaaggtggcccccacacggTAACGGTAACACCCATTAAGCTGTTATCCGGGTAACAGCTAGTCTGGTCCCCATTTCCGGCCCATAAGATGGGATGTTCCTACGATTCCAACCGTTCATATTCTCTTTACTATCGTCTGGAAGCTAATCACACATAATAATGGTTCATGATGATCTAAATGGTTTAATTTAAACAGTTGAAATTTATCCTTTCACTTTTGATTCCAGATAACCTTTCGGGGTTCGAGtttccataggtggtgaaattccactatggcgtgagtgtgtggggggtgtgcgtgcgtgtgtaaaaaataaaaataaaaaaagatggcCTCTCAAGGAAATGACAGAAGTACCCCTTTATCCTTTCTGGTGTTGTAAACAGGGCTgactcgggtggtagacttttagtagtttcaacaccgggtcaacggttcgagtatccataggtggtgaaattctactatggtgtgagtgtgtaggAGTGTgtgtaaaattaaaaaaaaaatctaaaaataaaaaataaaaaagataaccTCTTAGGAAAATGATAGAAGTACCCCCTTGATCTTTTCTCAGTGTTGTAAATAGGGCTGACAGTCTGACAGGTTGATTCTCAACCGTACCCCAACCCAATGTTCCTATACATCAATCCTAACCCAACTCAACCGCcactcgggttgggaattctcaacccaagcccaacccaagcagattCGGCTAGGTTAGTCTGGTAGAtctatgctaatattttcattactatgttagtctattatattttcaatacaatttttattttttatatctataattatattaattatatatatgtagttatttatcattaattatatagttatttatcataaagaatatttttctaaacaaacatgcTAAAATATAGAACAATTACTTCTTTTAAAAGTCgcattgtgtatcaagcaatctatttgggagggagaaatccagtgtatcttgttagcttgagttatTGAAAATGATATGGACTAATAAAACTTGACCTCATTCGAATTTCTTATACCTTCGACATAGATGATCCGAGcttaattataattaatttataaaaaacttatatattaattgggtttgggttgattTGGGCAACACAAGACCTCAACCCAGGCCCAACCCAACTTTTATCAGGTTGGCATTTGTATGACCCAAGCCTGATACCAAATCCTATACATCCCGCCCAAGTTCAACCCATTGTCAGGTGGTCACGGTCGGTcgggtcgggttgaacccgctcaactttcagccctagttgtaAATCGAGCACGTTAACTCTCAATTGGAGCTCGCCTCCCATGTAGAAACGAGGACAACATGTGCATGATCTGATCCGTTTATCAAGAGATTCCCTCTGTATGAACCCTTTATTTAGAAAAACAGGCCAATACGAACACGATTAAATCACAGACGTACAAAACAAGAATGGTAAGAGAAATATCCGACGGTACATGTTGATTGTGCAcgggtggcccacttaagctgaATGGGTATTCTTATTTTTAGAAAAGGCATCCGAACAGTAGGACGCACCTTGAAAGGCTCCGACCTTACCGATTTCTTGAACAGTAGGGAGCACCACTTGAACGGTAGGGGAACGTCCAGAAAAGACAAAAGCTCACCTCGAGTGCGTCGGGTAGGTTCGGGACTTAGCTGCGACCTCGGGGATGTGAATGGTACCCTGATCGTggagcccacctcgatgcatgaattgcatatccacgccgtccatccgtttttccatcagGAGATGCAAAtatcaggtgtgccacaccacaggaaaacagtggtcattgaacctGCTGCACTTGGAGGCTGTTTGGCTAGTGCCCCAACACCACCAGCTAGCAGGTGTCAAAGTTCTATggcccgccatgatatatgtgttttatccacccgcatttatccttttttttcaccttattttagagcatgagccaaaaaataaggcagatccaactcGTGGATTACACCACAcgaaaatagtgttgattgaacgtccaccattaagaacttcttaggttccactctaatttttattttccatcgacCTGttgccctcaaaaagttttcaactaagatttggatctaccttatctTTGATCAAGCTGGGAAAATGGGGCATAGTGGCTGTGGGATGCCTGACCgtagggcctattgtgatgtatttttcttatatccacaccgttcatccactttgacaactcattttagggcattatcccaaaaatagagcatatccaaatctcggatggaccataatataggaaatagTAACAATCGGCGGTCACTCAAAacttcaagtgagccacaaaagttttggatcaagctgatatttgtttggtctcttcatccaggtctttgttacctcttcaacaagttggatgacaaataaacattccactggcccttgtgaattttttaatggtatggattcaatacaattgtttcctatggtatgttccacccaagatttagattgcttcatttttttagatcatgtattaaaataagcttttaaaatggatggacggtgtggatgtaaggcacatacatcacaataggccccatagTTAGTTGATCTAGAGATCCGCCCAAACTGCGCCCAACAAAATATATAGACCACAtggattaaaacacatacattatagtgggaccacaaagctttgacaccagctagctggctggtgttgggccACCTAGCCAAACATGTTCGTTGCACTTAAAGATAGGCCatatcacactacaagaaaagggggttttAGCCTTAGTTCAAAACTATGGCTAAAAaagttaaaaactgaggctaaaacctttagccttagttttgcctcagttatccaaaccgagattgaaactcccgtggctaaaggctttagcctcagttttagcaaccgaggctaaaatgacttttatagcctcggttcttcaagtgaggctaaaagcctttttagcttcaattttctcgaaatgaggctaaatcaaaattttggcctccattgttttcaactgagactaaatctaaattttagcctcaattgcctccaaccgaagctaaatctatttttaacctcggttcttaacaaccgaggctaaagcctttagccacgggaatttcagccttggttctcaacaaccgaggctaaatccaagccttggttacaaattgaggctaaaattgtttaattttttaaatatttatttaaactactaatccattcattcaatccactcatgaaacaatcaatcatgaaagcaacaataccaacaaaacagttaacaacagtctatttaaagtttaactcaatcaaactgttacacaacattaggttccacaaataatacaaagtcatggtCGCGCCCGTCATCACTGGTGCCGTCGGTGCTTAATGCGGCAGACCTCATCAGGTCCATGTTGCAGACTCTCAGCGTGTAGAAATTGATAAAAACCAAGATGAGGCAGGAAAAATAAACTTATGCATTGTAACATAAGACTTTTATCCTATGAAAGACAATGCATCATAAGATATTCATTCTTCAAAAGCAATTGATATGACCTTCTTTTTTTTATCCAAGCTATACTTTTCACAATAAGCCTTGTGCTGAAAAAACTTGCCTCcaccagtcttcacatccatgtgTAGGCCAACACGTTTAGCGCAAGTAGGATGAAATGCAGTTTGACagtcatcatgatttttttttggttaataaTGCAACAGAAAAACATATCGGCTCGTTCAATCTGTGGCATTTAGATGCAAGTAAATGAAACCCAAGATCGCCACAGCAAGGATAGGAAAAGAGTATACAGTGAAATTAAGGCCTTACAAATCAGAGAAATATTGATAATTAGAAGGATTAATAAAGGAGAATCTCAAAGTGCTGCTGCAATTCCATTCAAAGAAGGCATGTGAAAGAAGAAGTAACTATAGTGAGAATTTAAGTACCAGAGTATCCGAAGAAGGTGGATTTGGCATCATCTTCAGCTACACGCCATGATTTTTTCTAGATTCCAGTGGGGGTGATGAACCACATACATACCCAACTGGTGAATATCAAGATCATCAGCGTTTTCATTAGCAGGAATGACCTTGTCGGCTGTGCTATACAGATACAGCTGAGGGCAGGGAGGCTGGTTGCTTGAGAGGATGGAGACGATCTACCTCAACCTCCTATTTACAACAACATACTATTAAAAAACTATGCACAAAAACTTTAATTCGTGACTGAGTAAGATGCATTAACTAAGATCATCAAAAGATACAATGGTCTGTAATCATTTAGTGCTGATCGAAGGAGGAGGGCAAACAAGATTAGCTAAAACATTCAATACTGGATGAATCACCTGCCAAGTATGAACACATGCTGGAAATCCAGTTGCTCAAACCCACCTTGAAGCTCctcccactgtgatgattataaacTCAATATATCAGTCGCAGTGGATTAATATTACAGAAATGTACTTCATTGACTCCAGAAATGAGAATAATCTATCATAAACATCTATTATAATGTTTGTAATTTGAATTCAAAGAAAAAGTGCAGTGAGAAAATAAGTTTAACCATATGATTTTTTCTCTCTTCAAATATGAGCCACTCATTATTTtactttgaaccatccatttgatagcaattaattggatggttagaattgcttttggtaagtggatttttaatgatatgctccatccacaatgggattCACAGTTCATGAGGTAAATTACCAAATTCAATCACTTGAATCAAATTGTTTCATAATCATACCTTGTTAACATTGCAGAAGTTACATCATGGTCATTTGAGAACACCCTTCTGAATCATATAGCCCTAGAAATCAGAATGTTCACTTTCTCAGGCAATTCAACATCCTCAACTTTACCTTTGATCACTCGTGATATAGAGAACAAAAACCCTCACAAAAATGAGAACAATGTAGGAACAAGGTGAGTTCGGCAAAGAACTCAAAAAAGTCAGGTATTAAGTTTAAACTGCAAAATGaaatattcttataaaagaaataaCAGATTTGAATGCAATGTAGTTTCCACGAGTACAAATTAGCCATGCAACCCATATAAATATACAATTTTGTGTTGagtgaaagtagagaaagaagggATTTTGTAGTTCTTACCATTTGGGTAATCCTCTTATAGCACTAGTGCCCATGGACGACAAGTAGTCACTCCAGAAACCGGAACTGAACAATAGAGAAGTCACTAGGTGGTTGTTCTTGGCATCGCCTGTTTTTGAAACCATCATCAAGACAAGAACTTTAGTTGCAGTTTCGCAAAAAGCAGGAGCAGGGAATCGCctgtttttgaaaaataagaagtcTAAAAGAATCAGGAATTGTGTTTTGTTTCCCATGTGTGTGGAATTGTATTGTGTGTGTGAGCATGCACACACTAGTAAATTGCATGTGCATCACACATGGGAATGCCTAAACATTTTTCCTACATAACTACAAAAGACAGAAAGGCAGTGATTTACTTACAAGAATCCAACAGCAATTTGGTTCTCATAGTTTAAACCATTAGACATTCCTAGATCTCCAAGGTGATCACCAATCTTCACTGAGGCATTGCCATCATTTGGCTCGTCAGTATCTCCTAATTGGTGATGAAGTGTTGCAGCCATATCAAGAGcattttaaaaactcaaaatatGAACAGAAGAAAGAAACTGCAATACTAATACAATATACCGACCAGGACCAGCACTGTTTCCTCCAATAGTAGACATAACAcaactaaaaaaaattacaattgtctattacaaaaccaaaagaagaaaatgaatagtTAGAGCAACCATTTGTTTCATAATCTAactagtttaatttgagttagcaCAAGCTTATCTTTTCCAGGGCATTGAATTACTCAGCTCTACTTTAAGTATATTGTGGGAAGTTTCTCCTTTTTGGTATTCTGACTCATGTGTGACATTCGGGGACATAAAATTCTTTGTTTCTTGGTCCATTGTTGATGGACAAAAGAAAGTAAGATATGAGAAAGGTGCTTCAGCATTTGAGAGCCCAAAATAATCATAGAAACCTATGAGTCTCAATTTGCCCACAAGTTTAGGCTGAGTTTGGATGTACAGAAAAGGTCAGGAGGAAAGAGTGTATTTTGCAGGTCAGAACTGACATGTAGCAGAATTTACTTGTCATGGTACAGATAGAAATGTGGGCAATGTATAATGTGGTTCCTAAAATTCTGCCACCAGAATGCGCATTGGAATGGATAACCATCCGTAACCCATCGAAATATGCATTTCTGTTGAATTTTGGCATCACCTAGATGCACTCTTAGTTCACAAATGAAGTCATCACCTCGCTTTGAAAATTAATCACAGACCATTTTAGAGTTATTAGAAGCCCTAATGAGTTTTCCTTCTTTAACTTGTCCATGAGTTCAATTCTTTGTATTTTGCACATCTTGCTATTTTTAAGAAATAGAAATCCTAGAAACCAATGAGATTCCAGTACTCATGGTCTATAATCAGGAAAGTGCAGCACTGACTATCAGAGGCATAGTTAGATCATCTACGATTTTGAAGATTGTTGCTAATATATTACAATAAGTATAGAATCTGATGACTGATACATAATATATTAGCCAGCACGCAAAATATATGGTACCACTGAACTGGGATACCAGGTATCCTTGTAGTTTATATTGTTCTtccacttctcctttctttgtgttatttttattattattcttgttGATAAAAATATAGGTGGTACCATCCACCTTCACCAGAAAAATAAATGTATCCTCCTAAAATGAGCCAAGAACCTGCCATTAGCCAGCAAATTGCATAATCTTCTAGAAAAGCTAAAGGGAAACAATGGAAAACAAAAGCGTTGTTTTCAGGATTTCTAACATGAAATCAATGGAAAGGTAAGACAAGCTAAAGATtatcagaaaaaggaaaaaaaaaaccaatgatgAAAAATGTTAAAAcaagtatattattttattttatattaattattttatattgcACCACATAGTAATGGGCATGCTTTGTCGAAGAACCATGATTCATTAAGATAATATAAATCTCGTGTCTTGATCTAAGTGGACCGTGGCCCATATGTGGATTATGGCAAAGATTACAAGATAGCCCATTAAAATACGAACAGGAGCTCATGTGTTCCAAGTTGTTGGTTTGGTATAAACGAGATGGTGTTGCACTGAAACAAGTTGTAGGACAAAGCATAGGAAGAGAAAATTCAGCAAATGTCTTCCCACATGGATTAAGTTGTGAGTTGGCAACATTTTTGATAGTAGGGAAGCATGAGCAGAGATAATTTCTAATAGGAGATCAGAGTCACATGTACTATTAGTAGATAAGAAGCAATTGAAGGTTCCTAAGAATCTGTGTTTTATTGTAGGTTCATGAAGTTCCAgcactgggatgtatggtggggtccaccatgatgtttataagaattccaatccattcatccatttttagagctcattttaagatatgtaaccaaaaattaggatgataaaaaactcaactgggccatacaagatgaaacaatggagaaagaaattcctatagTTGAAGCCTTCTTAGGCAtcttgatgtttaaatgccatacaaactgtttataaggtcatttttactgtttcctatcgtgtggcccatttgggtttTGTATACACCGTAGTTTTgatattatgtcctaaaatgattatatcctaaaatgatatctaaaaatggatgaccgGGTTGTATTTATCACAAAAGTCGCAGTGGGCCCATCCGAAATTCTTGCacaggatcttactgcaaaaggctttgacaggaaatccgcgtctagacatgtgaaatcggattgagtactagtcttatcgtactgagtaaactctgttgggcccactgtgaattcatatggtttatccacgccgtccatccattttttcaaatcattttagtggttgagcccaaaactgaagtatatcaaaagctcaagtagaccataccaaatgaaacagtggaagtattgatttttaccattgaaatgtttctaagcccccaatgatgtttatttttcatccaaactattcgtaagatcacaaggacatggatgaatggaaaaaacaaatatcatcttgatataaaacttctgtgggccccaaacaacttttcaacggtagaattcaattcacactgtttcaggtggtggggtccacttgatctttgaatatgattaatttttgttgtaaaaccctaaaattagatgataaaagagatggatggagttgatacaatgcacgaatgacgacggtgggctccacagactttactcagtatgcttaccctgctgagttactcggcacgcaaaccgcttccgttaacgtctccgttatacttcttattaaatgttttttttaatatatttaaaaactttaatgacgtggcacttatggtgacgttgaccaatgaaaacgctggaggcagggagttcctgcctccgggaggcagaggatccgcactctttgGGAAAACGACCCTAAATGAACTGATAAGACGAATGGGCGATGTAGGGATGAAACGAATTCATCAACGAGGCCCCACACGGTaacggtaacacccactaagctgttatccGGGTAACAGCTAGCTGGCTCCCCATTTCCGGCCCATAAGATGGGTTGTTCCTATGATTCCAACCGTTCTTATTCTCTTTACTATCGTCTGGAAGCTAATCACACATAATAATGGTTCATGATGATCTAAATGGTTGAATTTAAACCGTTGAAAGTTTTCCTTTCACCGTTCAATCCAGATAACCTCTCAGGGAAATGACAAAAGTACCCCTTTATCTTTTCTGGTGTTGTAAATGAGGCTGACagtcgggcgggttggtgctcaaccctacctagggctgtacatgagctAAGCTAGGTCGAAAAGCTCGCTGGACTTGGCTTGATCTAACTTAACTTGACTGGACTCGAATGATGAATCAAGGCGAGCCAAGCTTTATATAacccagctcgttttgaaaacaagtcaagttcaaacatagtggagtttgactcaactcgactagaactcggcttggctcgaagttcgagctcggctcgactcgaatatattattatatatattaatgtatattatattatatttaaaaattcaaaaaattaaaacataaactcTATTGTATCCGTCCATTCCTCTCATACCATTTTCCTTTCTTACTTAacccgcctctctctctctctctctctctctctcagtatcATCTATAGTTTtatcaaatattatatatgtgtgtgtatgtgtgtgtgtattattaattaaatatttgatttaggggttgggtcagttgggtcgggttgctaGGTTAAGTCAAGTGTGGCTTGCGGGTTGAATCAAGTTgggagcaagctcgactcaactcgaggtaagctcgcctcgagctcgactcgaaagttttggcaacaagccaagcttcaatagtAAGCTTGAGGCaaagctcgagcttgagctcaaaCTTGAGAAgagcatggacaagccaagctaagcttggcccaactcgactcagctcgacagCCCTAACCCTACCCCAACCTAATGTTCctataccttaaccctaacccaatcTAACCCCcgctcaggttgggaattctcaacccaagcccaacccaagcgggttcgGTCGGATTGGtcaggtagatatatgctaatattttcattgctACATTagcctattatattttcaatacaagttttattttttatatctataattgtattaattatatatgtagttatttatcattaattatatagttatttatcataaagaacatttttttataaacaaacaagttaaaatataggacaattatTCCTTTAAAAAGTCGTACGGTGTAGCAAGCAATCTATTTAGGAAGGAGAAATccagtgtatcttgttagcttgagttatcgaaaatgatgtggaccaataaaaCTTAACCGCATTAGAATTTCTTATGCCTTTGACGTGGATGATCTGCacttaattataattaatttataaagaacttatatattaattagGTCCGGGTTGAGTTGGGCAACACACCCCAACCCAAGCTTTATCGGGTTGACATTTGTATGACCCAAGCCTGATACGAAACCCTCTACGtactgcccaagcccaaccattGTCGGGTGGTCATGGTCGTTTGGGTCGAGTTGCACCCgctcaactttcagccctagttgtaAAGCGAGCGCATTACCTCTCAATTGGAGCTCGCCTCACATGTGGAAACGAGGACAACATGTGTATGATCTGATCCGTTTATCGAGAGATTCCCTCTGTATAAACCCTTTATTTAGAAAATCAGGCCAATACGAACACGATTAAATCACAGACGTACAAAACAAGAATGGTAAGAGAAATATCCGACGGTACATGTTGATTGTGCAcgggtggcccacttaagctgaATGAGTATTCTTATTTTTAGAAAAGGCATCCGAACATTAGGACGCACCTTGAACGGCTCCG
Proteins encoded in this window:
- the LOC131220811 gene encoding uncharacterized protein LOC131220811, whose amino-acid sequence is MSGGAPDESQPSKSTEDDSRPIDYKPPEDSEPSDSRNAAGSYVLRLESSDALARAISSTLGAVIWDFDRTAESAARSQDELSAALDRLTRELDQLLDDAPSPFIMQHAAKISGVRKRVSSLNSLLKSIQRRIDNIDRMLSIGLSLEKSTVENAGQSQH